The Coccidioides posadasii str. Silveira chromosome 2, complete sequence genomic interval ACTTGACGGTGAGACGGCCAGACCAGGATACTGGCGGTTCTCTCCAGTCCTGCCAGCCTATCGACCCTGCTGCCGCTGCCTTGGGTGCTCTCCTAGCCGGCGAATCGGTATGCAGCGATGCGACGGTTGGGCATTCATCCATCGTCGCGGGTGCAGCGACGGAGAGAAAAGTCATCCCAAGCCTGGGTTGGCCCAAACCACTTGTGTGCTATGGCTGTGTGGGTGTGTGGGCTGTGCATCCAATATTTTCGCTCTCATTCCTCGCCGTGTCGCCGGTCTTGAACTTTGGGCTCGCCGCTGCATCCTAGACACTTTCGCGCTGGACAAAGGTAATTATATTTACAACGCCTGATATCgtaatgtatgtatgtatgtacaagAAGAGCGAGCATTAAAACTAACTGCCgaaaaaaataaaactaaaaataaaaataaaagggaAAATTGATAAAAGGATGAAAAGAAGATGTTAAACagagggaaagaaaaaggttaACTAAATAAAATTCCGAATCCAACTCCCATGTTCTTCACTCGTTGATATGCTCCCGAGGGTCATTCAAAGTAAGTCATGAAGGCATGTAGTTGGCTAAACCGCTTCCCATAAACTTCAATTGCTTTCCCTTTGCCATCAACCCagacaagaagaaaaatacGTCTAGAATTACGTGATACTTATCGCCCGCCATGATTCGCAAGAAAAGTTGTATCGTATCATCTCAAACGCAGATGTTTGCCATGGCAGGTACATCATTATCGTCAGTTCATGTTACTGgaaaatgaagaaaagaaagcgtGAACCCAAATTGCAAATGCTATGCCCGCGGGAAATGCATAAATGGTGCCTGTATGTGAAAGACGCAAGGCTGGTATCATCGGTTGCAATGTTCGAGGGCTGGTAACAGTTAAAATAAAAGCGCCAAACGGGTTCTGTCACATCGCGCGGATGTCAGAGGATGGGCTTGGACACCTGGAAGAGGACGCGAGGCACTAAGCGCAGGTATTACAAAGAAGTCATCGACCAGGAACCGTGCAAAATGGACTGGCGATAGTTACGAACGATCTCACGAACTCGAATTATCGTCAAGTCCCCTGTGTGTCGTCGGCTTTTGCACCTCCATTTGATGCATTCGATTCTACGTTGTTAGCGGCTTCTTCCACCGTCATATTTGACACATTTCTGATCGGTAATGTAGCCCTAGCGGACGTCTTCTCGGTACCGAGTTGGTTTGGTCGAGAGATGCTACCGCCAAATTTTGGCCTTGTTGTCCGTCTCGACTGCGGCGCGAGATACCGATCAAGCATGCTTCTCAGGACGTCAGATCGGACTGGTTTTGCGAGGTAATTATTCATGCCGGCGTCAATGCATTTTTCGCGATCCCCTTCGATGGCACTGGCGGTCATGGCGATGACAAGGACTTCGTTGACGTTCGGATCCTCGTTCTCGCGAATCTTCCGAGTAGCATCATATCCGTCGAGCACTGGCATCTGCACATCCATCAAGACAACATGGAATGGGTTCCCTTCTTTCGACCGCTGCTGCAATGCCCAGACCGCCTGTTGGCCATCACTGAACACTTCGCTCGTCAGTCCCAGATTATGAACGAAATTCACAGCAATCTTTTGATTGATAGGATTGTCTTCGGCGATGCAAACCCGGATCTGATCGCGAGGAATGCATGTAAGATCCCGCACGACTCGCTTTTGGGGCGGCTGTTTCTTGTCCTGGGATAGCTCCTGGGACCAGGGTGTTCTGGCCACCGCATCTTCCGGAGCCTTCTTGAATGTCACTGTGAAGGTGACTGTGGTGCCAACTCCCACTTCAGAACGTAACCAAATCTTCCCGCCAAGGACTTCTTCGATGATGGCCTTGCATATGCTTAAGCCTAGTCCACTGCCACCATAAGACCTTGCTGTCGAACTGTCGGCTTGAGAGAATGGTCGGAAAAGACGCGCCAGATGCTCATTAGATATGCCAATTCCAGTGTCGGCAACGATGCAGGTTACCCTGATCGTAGTTTCGTCCTCCTCGGCAACCTTGGCTCGAACCGTGACCGATCCTTTTGGAGTAAACTTGTAACTGTTGCTGAGAAGGTTCATAAATATCTGGTGAAGGCGCACTGGATCTCCCAGGACCAGGAGATCTGGTGCAATATCATCAAGGTCTTCAATAGTCTCTAGTCCTCGGTCTCGGTGAGTGTAACGAAGTGCTCGGACCACCTCAGCGATGGTTTGTCTCAAATTAAGAGGAACAGTGGACACCTTCATCTTCCCTGCTTCTAGTTTTGAAAAGTCTAAAATATCGTTGATGAGAGTTAGAAGAGTATCTGCACAAACACGAATCGACTCGACGTAAACATCTTGCTGGCGATCTAGGTTTGTCTGTTTAAGTAGTTCGGATAATCCAATTACTCCTGTCATCGGTGTCCGCAAATCATGAGAAATGTTGGCCAAGAAGATAGACTTCGCTTTGGCGGCCTCCTCCTTTAGCTTAACGTTATGTCTGGCTTCAGCTTCGGCTTCTTTAGCCTTTTGCTCCGCTTCTCGCGCCTGTGCTAGTGATCGCTTTTGGGCCTCGATCATTGCCTCGTTGGCAGCACTAAATACACGTTAATATCTTCACGCACTACGTAATCTTAGGAATGGTCTCGTACCTGATTTTGCGCGCCTCTTGGAATAGGAATGCATTTGCAAGCGAAATGCCCACTTGGTTACACACAAGTCGTAAAACAACGAGATTGCGATGCGTGAACGAGTTAGGTTTGCCTTCGATATGGATCACTCCAAGGAAATTATTCGCTTGAAGGATCGGCAACGCAATCACAGATCTCCCTTCAGGGTTTCGACTAGCATAGACATCGGAGACATTCGAAAATCGCTCGTCTTCGAGAACGTTATGTACCAGAACCGGCTCTCGACTCCGCAGTGTATAGTGAGTGATCTGCTGGGCCATTTTGTCCTCCACCTCGGCGAACGGCAGGCCGTCTGCATAGGCAACTTCTCCTTTGTCAATTTCCCCAGCTGCTGCAACACACCATCCTTGGGATTCGAACTCAGTGATAACGAGAGCTATCTCAGATCCACTACAAGATTCCAAAATGATCCCGACCATTTTTGTCAGCAGTTTGTCTACTTCGAGTTCCGACGACATCACTTGGCTAAACTCGAGAATACTCGAAAGATCGATAATGTCTACTCTCGTTAGCGTTCCCACCTGAGACGGAACCGATGATTGGGCAAATGCTTACCTAGACCAACTCTTGAGACGTCTAGAGTCCCCTCTGTCCAGTCCTGATCCTGCTCTAGCCAGTTTCTGTTATGTTCATCTTGACCTTGGGTGCCACTTGACTCTGAGACTGAATTCGAAGAGACGGCTAGCGCGTCAACGGTTTGGCACTCGACATCCTGGGACCTTGCAATGGATCCCATTCTGAGCAACCACTCGTGGCGCTCCGCTAACTGCTTAGCTTTTCCTGTCGCACTCATTCGGTTCCAAGCTGGAATTGCGTGCCTCAAAATTGCCTGGGCAGCGCGCCTCGCACCTCGGCgaacaagaaaatcaactGGTCACAAAAGTATATCAGAATGCGTGCTAAGAAACAAGACATATGAAAGAATGGAAGAATCACCTTGCAGCTCGAGGGCCATCGCCTCTTCAAGCGGGAAGTTGTGAAGCTGGGTATGATCCAGCGCAGCCTACACAGAATGTAAATATCGAAGTGTTTACTTTCAACAACATCATCAAACATGACCGTCTTACCTCCAAACCCTGCATCGTCGCTGAGTAATCGTTGCTTATCTCAGAAAGCAAAGCCTGCACCAGCAGAGACCACATCCCGAAATTTGTATGACAGGCGGACTCCATAAAGTCGATTTCCTTCTTGTACTTCTTAACCAACTCAATGTCTTCCTTCAAGCCTGGGCGACCTGGGTCTTCGAGGCGGCGAGACATTATTCCCAGTGACAAATAGAAATATGTTTGCGTCGCAAAACGAGAGGACCAGAGACACTCAATATTGTTAACGATCTCCGTCCCGACTTCTACAACTCTGTCGTAATATCCATACAGGTAGAGTGGAATTAGCATCATTGCGCGGTACGAGTTCAATGAATGCAAATTCGAACCACTAGAAATAAGACATTCTAAATATTGGTGCTCGTCGTGCGAATGGTCGGACATGATTTTCTCTGCAATGTTGACGAAGGTCTTTCCTTGGAGGGCTCGAGCTGCTTGTCTATATCATGAAATATCTCGTATAAGCATGACATTCTCCACTGACCAAAAACGTGACAGTAGGACACTCACCTCACGGCCATGATGATTGAACCCCCTCTTACGTCAGTAGCCCAATCGCTTACTTCCTCACTCGCACAATTGCAATGTTGTTCGAGCTCTATAAGATCTTGCCCCAACGAGAACCCGGTAGCGACCATGATGCCAATAGTGAACAGTGTGATGTGACGCTCTCCAAGCACATGTGCGATCTGCATCGAACTTTCGAGCAGGGGGAGTGTCGACGCCATTGGTACTCGCATATGATTCACAAAAACATTATCAATCAAGACTCCCCGGGTTGAAAACGAGGGTTCTTTGCATCTGTCAAGAAGACCAAGCGCAGCATCACTAAGCTTGAGCCCTAATACGCTGTCTTTGTAGCGGCTCGTGACAATCATGTTCAAATGTGTGCAAAGATAGGCTATCTGAGGAAAGGCCCCTCGGCTTATGTAAATGTTCATCAGGTCGATCGCGTAGCGACAAAATAGCTTGGGCTGTGTCCAAACACACAAACCCAATGCTTCCGTCATCACAGCTCCAATTGCTAGTAGGGTTCGATCCTCACTCAAAGGCCTTGAGAATAATTCGTCCAGGTCAGCTGTATAAAGGTATGCGCTGAGTTCTGCATACGCCTCATCAATTTCTTGCCAAGTCACTTCCCTATTAATATTCACTCCAAGATCACTTAAGTTCGAAAGCAACGCGTCTAGAGCAGCGGTGATTTCGCCGTTTGAGGAGCTAATCCGACTCTGCAGGACCCAACCTCGAGCTTTGCAGGCGGGTGTGTGCGCATTGGCGGAAACTACGGATAAAAGATCCGTAGCCTCAGACGCCCGACCCTGGGCTAGAAACATCTCTGCAGTAAGAAGATATAACTCTCTTGTCTCTTCATAAAAAACATCCGGCCTTGTAGGATTCCAGGGGTCGTCCTGTAATAGGAAAATGCATGTTTGATAGAAAGTCAAAGCAGTAGTACTGGCGCTTGATTTTTGTGCTGTCATAGCTGCTTTAGATAATTCCTCTCGGTATTTAATACGGTGGGAAACTTTTTCCTTTATTAATTTTGCAGCAATGGAAATGTGATGGGCGCGTGCATAAAGCATATTTTCGCTCGAGGCAAAGTATTTCATCAAGGTTTGCGCAATGATAAAATGCATTTTCTCCTGATTACGGCATCGTTTCATTAAAGTTGCGGCCTGCGCATATCGATCAAAAGAGAACCTAGAAAAAGTAATGTTAGCCTAATGTGGTCAAAGCCGTGAGTGAAAAATGGAGAAGAGTACCTAAATTCATCGTCGCTATCTCCTGGAAGTATGATGTAGGATTGGAGTAGATACTGGAGTCCAGCGACAACGTTGCTGCTCGACTGGCTGAGTTTGGTCCGTTTTTGGTTTTCGCATCGTGCGCTCTCTTCATCGTCCGTATCTTCCGAGAATTCTTCGCTGAGCAGTTTTTGAATCACAGAGAAGCAAAACGGGCTCCCTAAAAATGCCGCCCAAAGAAGAATTGACCTTGCCTCAGAGGGGAGCTCCTCGAACCTCTTAGCCACAAAATCAATCTCTAATCCCTGACCGTAGTCCGGTGCAGCAAGCTCAGTGAAAATTCGATCAATATCAAATTGCCACGTAGAATCCCTCCATGAATACCATATACAGTTTTTGCGACTGCAGGTCTCTAAAATTAACCTAATATAAAAGGGAATTCCTCGGCTCTTCTCTTGAATGATCGCGGCGAGAGGTATTAACGAATTGTCAGCAGGCCGATGGAGAGTTGCAGCCACATATTTGAGAATGTCATTTTCACTCAGAGGGCCAAGTTCTATCCTCGTGATCTGTGGACCTTCGGAATGGAAAAGGGTCTTGACCTCAGGAACGACAATTTCCTCTGGCCGACCAGTAACAATGAAAACGCAGCGCAGCTTTGTTCGCATTATTTCGAGGAGTAGACCAGAAGTCTCATCATCGGCATATTGCACGTCTTCCAAGCAAATACAGATTAATTTTTGCATTGTCATCGTTCTTAAAACATCCACGAAGATGTCTGCAAATCGAAGATTTTTGGCAGCGGGTTGTTCCTGATAGATGTTCTTCGGAGTCTGGAGGGAAAACGAGCCAGATAAGTTAGGGTTATCATGACCGGCCTCTCCTTCAGGGGCCTCTTTTATTTGTAGTGGCAAAACTGTAGACTTCGAGCCCAAATGCTTCCCATTCCCAGCCGATGGATAAATTAATTGTTGTGGAAGGTCGAGAGTACGATGAAGGGTCCGCCAGACAGGTCGCAGTGTTGTACGGATAGAACTATGGTATTCTGTCGTAATATCACGCTCAGAGAATATCTGCTGTAGTAACGTTGCTAATACTTTCATGAACGGTTCGAAAGGGACCCTGCGGGAGCGGTCGAGTCGTGAAATCGCCATATATCCGCCTTTCCGAATCTCCGGTTGGACTCTCTGTATTAGATCCGATTTTCCCGATCCTCCAGCTCCTGATATTGTGATTACCTCACATCTGCCACCATGACGATATTTGGACTGGGCCATCAGCTTGCCCAACCATGGGAAATTTTCTTGTGGGGTGCTGAGGCCACCGGCACCAGCTTCCTTATCGCTATTGTCCCATGAAAGCCGAGAGTCGATAGGGCTTTTCACACGGCTCAAATGTAAATTCTTTTGGGTTGACGCTGAAGATTCAACGCTATTAGTTGACGCGTGGGACGAAAGCTGCGGCAGAAGATTGGGGACAGGTGTGGGAGTATTTCTAAAACTCGCTAGCCCGTAGGATCCAGAGTCGCTTGAAGCATCCCCAAATTCGATGGGATCAATGCGTTCCCCAGACACAGAAGAACCGGAACTAAAAGAGTATTTCGGGTGAACGCTGGTTTTAGTGTTAGGCTGCACCGAAGGCTCCTGCAAGCGTCTTTGAACGACCTGGAGGATCCGTTCGCACTCCTCTTTTCGGCCAAATAGAGCAGTCGGCAGAGTGAAGAAAGCTGTGACATCCCTTTGGGCAATCTGAAATGTCTTGAGGGCCTGGGAATCCCCATCACCCAAAAGTTTCATAATCTTCTGCAGGTCCATCTTCACGGACGAAATAGTATGATATCTGTCGGTGATCTGCTTCTGAACCATCTTTTGGATCACGGCAGATATTGCATCGGGAGTGTCCATGCGCTTGCTCGATACTGGGCTTAACCTTTTGCTCAACACATTTTGCACCACCTCAACAGGGTCGTTCCCATCAAATGCGGGTCTGCCAACAAGCATCGACCAAAAAAGGACTCCCAAAGCGTAAATATCAGTCCGACTGTCAGGCTCGGTGAGCAGCCTTCCGGTCTGCTCCGGAGCAATAGACCGCAACTTATCCTTTGCCCCTGACTCCTTGGAAAGTGTCGACCAACCCTCACTGAGAGCGTTATCAAAGGCTCTCGAACCATTGCCGGTGTTCGAAAGTTTTACGGCACCCGTTTCCCGAGAAAAGTGAAAGGCATCAGCTCGGATCTCGCCGTGAACATTTTTCAACCCATAATGCAATAACTCAAGGCATTCACAGGCGCCGATCGCGAAATCCAAAAAGACGGATAGGGGAACTTCGTCCACGAGAGGAAGGTTTTCGGGGTCACATTGCCCTTTGGCTTGGTAGAATGCCGGGCCGAAACTGACTAACTCTCCAAGGTAGTTTGGGCCTGGGAATTCGAATATTGTCACAAGCAAGGGAGCGCGCTGGCCAGGCTGAGGTGTAAAGCGAATAATATCAATTGGGCGGACTGTGTGTTTGCATTCTGGATCTGACATGTCGATGATGGTCTTCATCGAGTGATATTCTCGTTCCAAACGAATGATATGGCTTGATATTCGCGCCACGACTGGCACAGAAATTTCGGGGTCAACGCGAGGCGAGGCAACCCCGCTACTACCTTCGCTGATGCTGCTGCGGCCATTATTGCGGGGAAAGGATCGCGGCTCGCTTCTGAGGGAGTCGTGCGCGAAGCTGGAGTCCTTCgagaaggaggaagaggaggccGGAGTCGATGAAAACACGTCTGGTTCGGAGGAATGCTTGGTGCCTGTCACCTGCCAATGATCGTATGAGGAGTGAACGGGCTGGAGAGTTGTATCCCACGTATAGCCGGGTATCTGCCCGAGGCGTTCAAACAGCTGGTCAGTCGTGAGAGGGAGATCCTCTCCTAGAATCCGACTTTCCTCCATGGCCTGCTGGGGGGAGTGGTGATGGCTAGAGAGAGGATCAAAATAAGCCGAGGCCAGCTCAAAACGCCGCCTCCGAAACAAGTGACAGGGTGGTGGTTAATTACCGTGGTGAACAAGTGCCAGTCCCTAATCATAGTGCTCCCCTATGAAGCGCTTTCCATCACCATCCAACGGGGTCTATCCCAGTGTTTTCGGCCTTTTCGAGGATTGCAACTCTCGGAGATGGCGGGCGATCATCAACGATGACAAGAAAAGGATGCGCCTCCCATTGGTCTGGGCCTTGGTTCGAGAAGCAAAACTTCGGCCTTGGCGCGCTTGCGGCTGTAGTTGCCGCCTCTGCTCGAAGGTGCGGCTCGTGACGCGGAACCGGCAGGTCAAGGCGATTACCTAACACAAGGTGCGTCGTTCGGTCTTTGCAAAGTTCAAACCTCCAAATGTCGGCGCATCCCGAATGCAAGGGCTTTGTCAGCTAAGTATTTCGTGCAATGTCACCACCGGACGACAGGGGTTGGCGCGTTTTATCCGGAGCACCATCACGGGGAAATGTTTCTCGATGAGGATGCTGCACTCTTTCCTATCTTTCCACTCATTAGCTTTTTCCTTCGATGGAACGAAGGCGGCCCCAAGTTCTCCGTACTTGACCTGCTGGAGTGTTGCACGTGTACAGTAGTAACCCGTACAGTTGCCATTCCATTGCAACAAGTACCTCCAGTCCTGATTCCAAAGACCCGTGCCTGTGTCCTTTCCACTTTTTGCTTTTACCCCAGGTTACTCACATTTTGTCTCTGACTGCTTTTATGCATACCTTTTCACTCTACTGCCCGTTTCCTTCCACTAGTAAGGGTGGCAACTGGGATACCAAGCTAGAGAACAGCTGCTCCCCTCCGAAGAAGGCAAACAGTATATTTGGATGACACAGATGACCAGAGGAAGAGGTATCCGGAGCCACAGGGGGGAAAAGGTCGACCAACATATCATCCGATAAGTTGGTTTCGCTCAGCCTGAGCGAGTTTTCTTCGTTAAAGCCGTGAGAGCCGAGAAGACGTGTCCTGAATGCACTGGTAGGACGGCTAATCCCGTCCACACAGCTCTCGCATCCTCGATGGCCATAAAATCAAAAATCCAAAGCCTTGGCCTTCGTTTCCTGAGGTCCCAGATCTGTTCGAGGCCGGTTTCGCTGCTGCATACCGACACCGGCAAGAATCGGAACCCAATGTATCCCAATATCAAATGAAAGTCAGCCACATCTTCACAATGGATCGGGTCGCTAAGTTAAACCCAGCGAGCTCAAGGCCCTCAAGTCGCGTTGAAATGGCTACCAACGTGTATTATATGGAGAGTGACAGCATAATCCAAGTCCAGAGACATGGAGAAGAAGACGTGGAAAACGTCGATAGCGCTCTCCTTCTCGTTGCCGCGGAGTTACTTGATAGCTACTGGTGGGCGGCTGATGACTCGAACTCCATGAACTAGGACGCATACGCTCAATAGTCCTTCCCGATGATGTTTCTCCGCCCCACCTTGTTCTTTCTTTGCATTCCCAAATTTTGAACCAGGACGATCTTTGAGGGACAATGTCGCATCGTTATTTTGCCTGCGTTGTCAGAGTACCACATGACATCATAAGATCAGAGTTTCGTCCGTGTTGTCTTCAGGGTGCCTAGGTAGCTGATGTGCTTGAGTTTCTACACAATGGGGGGAGCGCGAGCTCAATTGTGGTTCACCGACCTCGCTTCTATCCCGGAACAAAAAAATCGGGAGTAAGATATTATTACCTGTGGAGTGGACGTCTTGCTGTGCCATAGCAGCTCAGAGAAGGAGGGAAACTTAGGGGGTTCTCTGGGGTCCAAACAACACGACTGAGACCGACTGTAACCACGTAATCCCGCCGCACACAGATCCACCGCGGCGCAGTGTTTCCATTCAAAGTCTCGAGGATTAAGGGGAGACGAATCGTCAAGGGGGCCGACACACTCCTGCTTGTAATTCGACCTTCGTCACTTAACGAGGAACAAGGCGGAAAACCACGATGTCTCTCATTATCCCTTACACCGCATCATGCCTCACCGTATGGAGTCTGTTTGTGTAACTTACATTACCGCGAAACACGATAACGGCTGTATTTCAGAATTACCACATGTAATTGGCCACGATCACGCCACCGGCGTCAAAACGTGGTTTATCAGGAAAGAGAGTTTCGGCTCTGCCTTCAACTCAGGCTTTGCCATGGACTTGGGTTCAACTAAGGATCTTAGCGCGCTTTAGTTTTAACTCCCTATCAACGTGTGACGCCCAACCGGGCCGTTGATGGAGAAGGAAAATGCTTGACAAATTCGCGTCTATCATGCTTCTTTTACACAATGGCTATCCCTAGGTTGTTGCAAAGTGAGATGCCCCTAGAGCCTTTACAGTCCAACAAGTCTGCCCCCGTTGGGTAACGCCAAGACAATTAAACAAATGGCCGACGTGCCTGATGAATGTCCTCCACACGTACGTCACACAACTTTCCTAAGTGGAACGCGCAGATCGTCTATCGCGGCAACATCAAAGTCGAATGAGAAGTCTCTCTGGTTCCCCCGGGCCGAAACTATGTATTTGCCAAAATTAGGAATGGAATTCTTCACTGGTGGTATTCCAGCAGCACTAGCTGGGTGGTATGTCCAATCAGGTTGTTAACGAAGGGGCAATGGGACGGACTGGTGTCGTGGACAGCTGTCTCTCTTCGTTTGACCGTTGCACAGTGCTGGCACTAAAATCCCTTCCGGTATCGTGACAACGGAGCCTAGTCAATACCTGTCTGGAACCAAAATCGCTCAAGTGAACACAATGCAACTCGGGAGGTCTTCATAACAATAATGATACTGAATGATCTCCAGATTTGCAGGTCACAAGTGACGAGAAATTTGTTTAACAATAGAAACAAAGGAACCTTTCGTCTATGCTTCGCCAACTTCGTGACCAAAAGTCTTAGATACGAGGaaggaggggaaaaaaaaaaaaaaaagaaaaagaacaagagaaagagaaagaaaaaaagaaacagaaaggaCGTTGCGGAAGAAATCACAGAGTTTCCCCGCTGAAGCTTCTTGTAAATCCTTGATAAGACCTTGATGAATTTTGCTAGCAACCCCAAGCGGAGGATTCTTGCCAAAGAGAGACAAGCATCAACGAAAGTTCGTTAAGCGTGGGTTGCTCTCCCGGAAGCTTGTCGCTGTCTGATTCCCAGGCTAAAAAGCACGCGCCAGCTTTTGGACAAGTGGTGACGGCTTGAATCCTGATGCTGGCGGGACTCATTCCTTCTTCGACGGCAGGGTAACGTGGCGTACAGATCCAGAATATCAGGTTGTAGGATGGGTGCAACGTCGATAGTTATATTCAGAGTTTGGGACGGGTCACCATGGTTGTAGATGGGAGGATGCAGTGCACCAGCAGCTGGCGGCCCTGGACAGGACTTGAAAAGTCCACCTGAGTGATCGGGCTTTCCGAGGCGAATTTCCCTCTTCATTGCACAGTCGCCATTTATTCGGCTGCGGAGGTGGGAATGCAAGACGGGTTGTGGCATGGGTAATTTTACGAGAGGACGGGGGCTAGGAAACGGAGTATTTCGCCCTTTAGGGCCAGACTAGCGCGTAATCAGTAATGTTCCTCGCAGCCCACACCGTAACAACCCCACAAAAACGGCCGTCTCTCAGCCACTCAAACTGCCCTGCTGACCTCATCCGTTCCAATTTTACGAGCGCTAAGCAGCCTGCCTTGCGTATGTGCCGAGATTGGGTGCTTATGTTACCGTATTATGCTTGTCATGTTGGATTTGTGGGAGATGATCATCCCCTAATTCGTATCGAAAAAGGGAAGCagagggaagaaaaaaagcgTCCCTCCCACCTTGTTTCTGGGGTTGATGCTGCTGTAGGCACTTCCAACAAAGAAATCAGGAacagcggcggcggcggcaaCAGAATCCACCCGGAACAAGCGCCAGAGCGCAGAGCCCATCCGCACCCGCCACTGGCTCACGACGGCTGCGAAGAGAGAGAATGAGAGGGCGAAAGGTTCAGCGGTTGTGAAGTGGCAGGTTGACGTCATAGTGCCAAGCCCCAGGAACACTAACTCAACGTACGGGGGACCAAGAGACACTTTTGCTTTCTCTGggtctcttcctctctcaaTGCCGAAAACAGCAAAAGACACGCCCACTCACTTGTCCCCGAACCACGACCCCCCCGACCACCCTCACAGCACTCTGCGCGACGCCGAATCATAGTCTTCAACGTCTCCTCCACCGCCCAAAGCTATGAGTGGcatcctttcttccttcgcTGTCCAATTTTCCTTCAAGCAATAAAATCGGCCTGAGTGCGTTGTGGTGGTTATTTTGGCCCTCGTTGCGAAGCATGCCACAATGCGTATGTCTTCCCTTTCGCTTCCACTTCCACGCTCCCTTCGCTTGTCCGTTTCCATTTCCGTTTTGATGCAGGTTTGAAGTATGCATTCTAACTTGTGAGTCAGGGACCTCATGCCTATCGATGAGCCAGGATGAGATGCCCCAGGCCAGCGAAAGCGCCAACACCCCCGAAACCGCCCATCCCTCCCAACAACCGTCCCAAAACACACATGGCGCGTCGATCGACGCCACCCAAGGCAAACGCCAGAGCATGCAGACCCTCGAGGAATTACGGCAGAAGATGAAGGATAGATTCGTCCACCAGCACAGTCAGGTTAAGGAATATCTTGGCGAATTGTCGCTGACAAGCCCTGATATTGGATACTCCCGTCAAGTCTTGCGGGAAATGAGAT includes:
- a CDS encoding uncharacterized protein (EggNog:ENOG410QDW1~COG:T~BUSCO:81at33183) yields the protein MEESRILGEDLPLTTDQLFERLGQIPGYTWDTTLQPVHSSYDHWQVTGTKHSSEPDVFSSTPASSSSFSKDSSFAHDSLRSEPRSFPRNNGRSSISEGSSGVASPRVDPEISVPVVARISSHIIRLEREYHSMKTIIDMSDPECKHTVRPIDIIRFTPQPGQRAPLLVTIFEFPGPNYLGELVSFGPAFYQAKGQCDPENLPLVDEVPLSVFLDFAIGACECLELLHYGLKNVHGEIRADAFHFSRETGAVKLSNTGNGSRAFDNALSEGWSTLSKESGAKDKLRSIAPEQTGRLLTEPDSRTDIYALGVLFWSMLVGRPAFDGNDPVEVVQNVLSKRLSPVSSKRMDTPDAISAVIQKMVQKQITDRYHTISSVKMDLQKIMKLLGDGDSQALKTFQIAQRDVTAFFTLPTALFGRKEECERILQVVQRRLQEPSVQPNTKTSVHPKYSFSSGSSVSGERIDPIEFGDASSDSGSYGLASFRNTPTPVPNLLPQLSSHASTNSVESSASTQKNLHLSRVKSPIDSRLSWDNSDKEAGAGGLSTPQENFPWLGKLMAQSKYRHGGRCEVITISGAGGSGKSDLIQRVQPEIRKGGYMAISRLDRSRRVPFEPFMKVLATLLQQIFSERDITTEYHSSIRTTLRPVWRTLHRTLDLPQQLIYPSAGNGKHLGSKSTVLPLQIKEAPEGEAGHDNPNLSGSFSLQTPKNIYQEQPAAKNLRFADIFVDVLRTMTMQKLICICLEDVQYADDETSGLLLEIMRTKLRCVFIVTGRPEEIVVPEVKTLFHSEGPQITRIELGPLSENDILKYVAATLHRPADNSLIPLAAIIQEKSRGIPFYIRLILETCSRKNCIWYSWRDSTWQFDIDRIFTELAAPDYGQGLEIDFVAKRFEELPSEARSILLWAAFLGSPFCFSVIQKLLSEEFSEDTDDEESARCENQKRTKLSQSSSNVVAGLQYLLQSYIILPGDSDDEFRFSFDRYAQAATLMKRCRNQEKMHFIIAQTLMKYFASSENMLYARAHHISIAAKLIKEKVSHRIKYREELSKAAMTAQKSSASTTALTFYQTCIFLLQDDPWNPTRPDVFYEETRELYLLTAEMFLAQGRASEATDLLSVVSANAHTPACKARGWVLQSRISSSNGEITAALDALLSNLSDLGVNINREVTWQEIDEAYAELSAYLYTADLDELFSRPLSEDRTLLAIGAVMTEALGLCVWTQPKLFCRYAIDLMNIYISRGAFPQIAYLCTHLNMIVTSRYKDSVLGLKLSDAALGLLDRCKEPSFSTRGVLIDNVFVNHMRVPMASTLPLLESSMQIAHVLGERHITLFTIGIMVATGFSLGQDLIELEQHCNCASEEVSDWATDVRGGSIIMAVRQAARALQGKTFVNIAEKIMSDHSHDEHQYLECLISSGSNLHSLNSYRAMMLIPLYLYGYYDRVVEVGTEIVNNIECLWSSRFATQTYFYLSLGIMSRRLEDPGRPGLKEDIELVKKYKKEIDFMESACHTNFGMWSLLVQALLSEISNDYSATMQGLEAALDHTQLHNFPLEEAMALELQVDFLVRRGARRAAQAILRHAIPAWNRMSATGKAKQLAERHEWLLRMGSIARSQDVECQTVDALAVSSNSVSESSGTQGQDEHNRNWLEQDQDWTEGTLDVSRVGLDIIDLSSILEFSQVMSSELEVDKLLTKMVGIILESCSGSEIALVITEFESQGWCVAAAGEIDKGEVAYADGLPFAEVEDKMAQQITHYTLRSREPVLVHNVLEDERFSNVSDVYASRNPEGRSVIALPILQANNFLGVIHIEGKPNSFTHRNLVVLRLVCNQVGISLANAFLFQEARKISAANEAMIEAQKRSLAQAREAEQKAKEAEAEARHNVKLKEEAAKAKSIFLANISHDLRTPMTGVIGLSELLKQTNLDRQQDVYVESIRVCADTLLTLINDILDFSKLEAGKMKVSTVPLNLRQTIAEVVRALRYTHRDRGLETIEDLDDIAPDLLVLGDPVRLHQIFMNLLSNSYKFTPKGSVTVRAKVAEEDETTIRVTCIVADTGIGISNEHLARLFRPFSQADSSTARSYGGSGLGLSICKAIIEEVLGGKIWLRSEVGVGTTVTFTVTFKKAPEDAVARTPWSQELSQDKKQPPQKRVVRDLTCIPRDQIRVCIAEDNPINQKIAVNFVHNLGLTSEVFSDGQQAVWALQQRSKEGNPFHVVLMDVQMPVLDGYDATRKIRENEDPNVNEVLVIAMTASAIEGDREKCIDAGMNNYLAKPVRSDVLRSMLDRYLAPQSRRTTRPKFGGSISRPNQLGTEKTSARATLPIRNVSNMTVEEAANNVESNASNGGAKADDTQGT